In Elusimicrobiota bacterium, one DNA window encodes the following:
- a CDS encoding DegT/DnrJ/EryC1/StrS family aminotransferase, whose product MFRKVFLDAPNVSAIEKGYLNKAIDSRFVSAIGPFVGSFEKKFAAYLKTKRAVSVQSGTAALYMALYELGIGKGDEVIVPVLTFIATVNPIIQLGARPVFVDVDRETWNISPSELVKAITKRTKAIIPVHLYGNPCDMGSLKRIAKERGLYIIEDATESLGAVYSGKITGTIGDLGCFSFNGNKIITTGGGGMIAGNKLKSLEHIKFLVNQARDELRGYYHPEIGFNYRMTNIEAALGLAQMTRLKSFLERKKMYHDIYIQELGGINEFTFQKEYSCARSSWWFTCILLKDKSVVPSLMKGLNKKGIPSRRIFMPLVDHPPYKNLSKGKFENARFVYEHGLCLPSSTLNTAENIRNTCKILKKELLSHGKN is encoded by the coding sequence ATGTTTAGGAAAGTATTTTTAGATGCACCCAATGTAAGTGCGATCGAAAAAGGATATTTAAATAAGGCAATCGATTCCCGCTTTGTTTCTGCAATCGGCCCTTTTGTAGGTTCTTTTGAAAAAAAATTTGCCGCATACCTTAAAACAAAACGGGCAGTTTCAGTCCAAAGCGGAACAGCAGCTCTATATATGGCATTGTATGAACTTGGCATCGGTAAAGGAGATGAAGTAATTGTTCCCGTTCTTACTTTTATTGCTACTGTAAATCCAATCATTCAGCTTGGCGCTCGGCCCGTTTTTGTTGATGTTGACAGAGAAACCTGGAATATCAGCCCTTCTGAACTAGTGAAAGCCATTACAAAGAGAACAAAAGCTATTATACCGGTTCATCTTTATGGTAACCCTTGTGACATGGGTTCCTTGAAAAGAATTGCGAAAGAACGCGGGCTTTATATTATTGAAGATGCAACCGAAAGCCTTGGAGCCGTTTATAGCGGCAAAATAACCGGCACGATAGGTGACCTTGGATGTTTTAGCTTTAACGGCAATAAGATTATCACAACCGGCGGCGGAGGTATGATTGCCGGTAACAAATTAAAAAGCCTTGAACATATTAAGTTCTTGGTAAATCAGGCTCGTGATGAATTGAGAGGATATTACCATCCTGAGATAGGGTTTAACTATAGGATGACTAATATAGAGGCGGCTCTCGGATTAGCTCAGATGACCAGGCTAAAATCCTTCCTTGAAAGGAAAAAAATGTATCATGATATTTATATTCAAGAACTTGGCGGAATTAATGAATTTACATTCCAAAAAGAGTATTCCTGCGCAAGGAGTTCATGGTGGTTTACATGCATATTGCTCAAAGATAAGTCGGTCGTTCCCAGCTTAATGAAGGGGCTAAATAAGAAAGGAATACCTTCAAGAAGAATATTTATGCCTCTTGTTGACCATCCGCCTTATAAAAATTTAAGTAAGGGAAAATTTGAAAACGCTCGTTTCGTGTACGAACACGGGCTCTGCCTTCCCAGTTCAACTCTTAATACAGCCGAAAACATCAGAAACACCTGCAAAATCCTAAAAAAGGAACTTTTAAGCCATGGAAAGAATTAG
- a CDS encoding nucleotidyltransferase family protein: protein MNKNPITLKEDYKVEEAKELMLKKQIECIPVLGSGNRIVSAIWWHDIFDKKTKSKKKINLPVVLMAGGEGTRLSPFTKVLPKPLMLIGEKPISEIIMERFSEYDCRLFYMSVNYKSNIIKAYFDDFKHPYKINYINEKKPLGTAGCLSLLKNKIKTTFFVSNCDIVIEADFSDIISFHKQNRNQITLVGSMKHYTIPYGICKTGKDGKLNVIEEKPEYDYLVNTGMYVLEPSVFKFVPNGKAFHMTDLINSCMTTGKNVGVYPISEKSWIDIGQLEELKNTLKRFSMD from the coding sequence ATGAATAAGAATCCTATTACGTTAAAAGAAGATTATAAAGTTGAAGAAGCCAAAGAACTTATGCTTAAGAAGCAAATTGAATGCATTCCGGTGTTGGGAAGCGGAAACAGGATTGTTTCAGCGATATGGTGGCACGATATATTTGATAAGAAGACAAAATCCAAAAAGAAGATTAATCTTCCCGTCGTCCTTATGGCAGGCGGAGAGGGGACAAGGCTTTCTCCGTTCACAAAAGTCCTGCCTAAACCACTTATGCTGATCGGCGAAAAGCCTATTTCCGAGATAATAATGGAAAGATTCTCCGAATATGATTGCCGTTTGTTTTACATGTCGGTTAATTATAAGTCCAACATAATTAAGGCCTATTTTGATGATTTTAAACACCCTTACAAGATTAATTATATTAATGAAAAAAAACCGCTTGGAACTGCCGGCTGCCTCAGTCTATTAAAGAATAAGATCAAAACCACCTTCTTTGTCAGCAACTGCGATATAGTAATTGAAGCAGATTTTTCGGATATTATCTCTTTCCATAAACAAAATAGGAACCAGATAACATTGGTGGGATCAATGAAGCACTACACTATCCCTTACGGTATCTGCAAAACCGGGAAAGACGGCAAACTTAACGTTATAGAAGAGAAACCCGAGTACGATTATCTTGTGAATACGGGGATGTATGTGCTGGAACCTTCTGTTTTCAAGTTTGTTCCAAATGGAAAGGCCTTTCACATGACCGACCTAATTAATTCCTGTATGACAACCGGGAAAAATGTCGGGGTTTATCCGATCTCGGAAAAATCATGGATTGATATTGGTCAGTTAGAAGAATTAAAAAATACGTTAAAAAGATTTTCGATGGACTAA